A genome region from Arachis duranensis cultivar V14167 chromosome 6, aradu.V14167.gnm2.J7QH, whole genome shotgun sequence includes the following:
- the LOC107491893 gene encoding serine/threonine-protein kinase ATG1a isoform X1: MDFGGGGGTRVIGDYILGPKIGSGSFAVVWRSRHRKSGTVVAVKEIDKKQLSPKVSENLFKEITILSTIDHPNIIRLFEAIQTKDRIYLVLEYCSGGDLAAYIHRHGKVSEATARHFMIQLAAGLQVLQEKNLIHRDLKPQNLLLATSGATPLMKIGDFGFARSLTPQGLADTLCGSPLYMAPEIIQNKKYDAKADLWSVGAILFQLVTGKPPFDGNSQLQLFQNILTSTEPQFPQEALKELHSDCLDLCKGLLRRNPVERLTFKEFFNHNFLQEPRLIMHVEQSLLHPSERSVVQHLVTSTSDMSQLHSGHHVESLVDDPVVVNSVLNDTLALQRNTGKKTIGIQAVETPVFGCSHLSKEPQVSRLMESIEKDYVLVNHHFASLEAFSEYFEASVQDNSTCKVSICSSKRTNMETGVPMQTNDPSHCHAGELEDPKSGEPVALAASRAFDVLSKMHGTSSLSSSNRLELLHLYVQILAELSCEKYNAKLYLESFAVELVVLAIWKKALEVCESWMNKGVLPASTLANEARTSYGDVGSSQNMEKKINFCDPLSVYMWAKEGFIAAVDSAQTLSRHIQNMDGEAEMPDAMEIIFQEALLVGKSGAVDEYMENRGRAAASYSKAMLLLSFIVGEATNLPLNPPFLLTAANEKRILQYIHNLQSHQKSSSESSPKATHVLLSE; the protein is encoded by the exons ATGGATTTCGGAGGAGGAGGAGGGACCCGGGTGATCGGAGATTACATACTTGGACCTAAAATCGGGTCGGGTTCCTTCGCGGTAGTGTGGCGTTCAAGGCACCGCAAATCCGGCACGGTGGTGGCTGTTAAGGAGATCGATAAGAAGCAGCTGAGCCCCAAAGTGAGTGAGAATCTGTTTAAAGAGATTACTATTCTCAGCACAATCGATCATCCCAACATCATTCGACTCTTCGAAGCTATTCAG ACCAAGGACAGGATTTACCTTGTGTTGGAGTATTGTAGTGGTGGCGACCTTGCAGCTTACATTCATCGCCATGGCAAAGTTTCTGAAGCCACTGCCAGGCACTTCATGATCCAATTGG CTGCGGGGTTGCAGGTTCTTCAAGAGAAGAACCTCATTCACAGAGATTTGAAACCACAG AACTTACTATTGGCAACTTCTGGAGCTACACCACTCATGAAAATAGGAGATTTTGGTTTTGCAAG GTCTCTCACACCCCAGGGTTTGGCTGACACTTTGTGTGGTTCACCATTATACATGGCTCCAGagataattcaaaataaaaaatatgatgcCAAG GCTGATTTATGGAGTGTAGGGGCAATATTGTTCCAACTAGTAACTGGGAAGCCACCATTTGATGGAAATAGTCAACTGCAG ctttttcaaaatattttgacaTCTACCGAGCCGCAGTTTCCCCAAGAGGCTTTAAAAGAGCTACATTCTGATTGCTTGGATCTTTGCAAAGGCCTTTTACGTCGAAACCCAG TTGAGCGATTAACTTTCAAGGAGTTCTTCAATCACAATTTCCTTCAGGAACCCAG GTTAATCATGCATGTTGAGCAGTCTTTATTGCATCCATCAGAGAGATCCGTGGTTCAACACTTAGTTACCTCCACTTCGGACATGTCTCAGTTGCATTCTGGGCATCATGTTGAGTCATTAGTAGATGATCCAGTTGTAGTCAATTCAGTTCTCAATGATACTTTGGCACTGCAAAGAAATACTGGGAAGAAAACAATTGGCATTCAGGCTGTTGAGACACCTGTTTTTGGTTGTTCTCATTTGTCAAAAGAACCTCAAG TTTCTCGTTTAATGGAGTCCATTGAAAAAGATTATGTCCTAGTCAATCATCATTTTGCATCATTGGAAGCTTTCTCTGAGTACTTTGAGGCATCTGTGCAAGATAATTCCACTTGCAAGGTTTCTATTTGCTCTTCAAAGAGGACTAACATGGAAACTGGTGTTCCAATGCAAACAAATGATCCATCCCATTGCCATGCTGGTGAATTAGAAGATCCGAAAAGTGGCGAACCTGTGGCATTAGCGGCATCCCGTGCATTTGATGTCTTAAGTAAAATGCATGGAACTTCCTCGCTGAGCTCTTCAAACAGGCTAGAGTTATTGCATCTGTATGTGCAGATCCTTGCGGAGCTTTCATGTGAAAAG TACAATGCAAAATTGTATCTGGAATCGTTTGCAGTTGAGTTGGTAGTTTTGGCTATATGGaagaaagctctagaagtttGTGAATCTTGGATGAATAAGGGTGTGTTGCCTGCAAGCACTTTGGCCAATGAAGCCAGAACTTCCTATGGAGATGTGGGTTCATCACAgaacatggaaaagaaaataaatttctgTGATCCTTTGTCAGTCTACATGTGGGCAAAAGAGGGGTTTATTGCTGCAGTTGATAGTGCTCAGACACTGTCACGTCATATTCAAAATATGGATG GAGAAGCTGAGATGCCAGATGCAATGGAGATCATATTCCAAGAAGCACTCCTAGTTGGTAAAAGTGGTGCT GTAGATGAATATATGGAGAACAGAGGTAGGGCAGCTGCATCTTATTCAAAAGCTATGCTTCTGCTTTCCTTTATTGTGGGGGAAGCAACGAACCTTCCATTAAACCCGCCATTTTTGCTTACTGCTGCTAACGAGAAGCGAATCCTACAATATATTCACAACTTGCAATCCCATCAAAAATCTTCATCAGAGTCTTCTCCCAAAGCAACCCATGTTCTTTTGTCTGAGTAA
- the LOC107491893 gene encoding serine/threonine-protein kinase ATG1a isoform X2, translating to MDFGGGGGTRVIGDYILGPKIGSGSFAVVWRSRHRKSGTVVAVKEIDKKQLSPKVSENLFKEITILSTIDHPNIIRLFEAIQTKDRIYLVLEYCSGGDLAAYIHRHGKVSEATARHFMIQLAAGLQVLQEKNLIHRDLKPQNLLLATSGATPLMKIGDFGFARSLTPQGLADTLCGSPLYMAPEIIQNKKYDAKADLWSVGAILFQLVTGKPPFDGNSQLQLFQNILTSTEPQFPQEALKELHSDCLDLCKGLLRRNPVERLTFKEFFNHNFLQEPRMHVEQSLLHPSERSVVQHLVTSTSDMSQLHSGHHVESLVDDPVVVNSVLNDTLALQRNTGKKTIGIQAVETPVFGCSHLSKEPQVSRLMESIEKDYVLVNHHFASLEAFSEYFEASVQDNSTCKVSICSSKRTNMETGVPMQTNDPSHCHAGELEDPKSGEPVALAASRAFDVLSKMHGTSSLSSSNRLELLHLYVQILAELSCEKYNAKLYLESFAVELVVLAIWKKALEVCESWMNKGVLPASTLANEARTSYGDVGSSQNMEKKINFCDPLSVYMWAKEGFIAAVDSAQTLSRHIQNMDGEAEMPDAMEIIFQEALLVGKSGAVDEYMENRGRAAASYSKAMLLLSFIVGEATNLPLNPPFLLTAANEKRILQYIHNLQSHQKSSSESSPKATHVLLSE from the exons ATGGATTTCGGAGGAGGAGGAGGGACCCGGGTGATCGGAGATTACATACTTGGACCTAAAATCGGGTCGGGTTCCTTCGCGGTAGTGTGGCGTTCAAGGCACCGCAAATCCGGCACGGTGGTGGCTGTTAAGGAGATCGATAAGAAGCAGCTGAGCCCCAAAGTGAGTGAGAATCTGTTTAAAGAGATTACTATTCTCAGCACAATCGATCATCCCAACATCATTCGACTCTTCGAAGCTATTCAG ACCAAGGACAGGATTTACCTTGTGTTGGAGTATTGTAGTGGTGGCGACCTTGCAGCTTACATTCATCGCCATGGCAAAGTTTCTGAAGCCACTGCCAGGCACTTCATGATCCAATTGG CTGCGGGGTTGCAGGTTCTTCAAGAGAAGAACCTCATTCACAGAGATTTGAAACCACAG AACTTACTATTGGCAACTTCTGGAGCTACACCACTCATGAAAATAGGAGATTTTGGTTTTGCAAG GTCTCTCACACCCCAGGGTTTGGCTGACACTTTGTGTGGTTCACCATTATACATGGCTCCAGagataattcaaaataaaaaatatgatgcCAAG GCTGATTTATGGAGTGTAGGGGCAATATTGTTCCAACTAGTAACTGGGAAGCCACCATTTGATGGAAATAGTCAACTGCAG ctttttcaaaatattttgacaTCTACCGAGCCGCAGTTTCCCCAAGAGGCTTTAAAAGAGCTACATTCTGATTGCTTGGATCTTTGCAAAGGCCTTTTACGTCGAAACCCAG TTGAGCGATTAACTTTCAAGGAGTTCTTCAATCACAATTTCCTTCAGGAACCCAGG ATGCATGTTGAGCAGTCTTTATTGCATCCATCAGAGAGATCCGTGGTTCAACACTTAGTTACCTCCACTTCGGACATGTCTCAGTTGCATTCTGGGCATCATGTTGAGTCATTAGTAGATGATCCAGTTGTAGTCAATTCAGTTCTCAATGATACTTTGGCACTGCAAAGAAATACTGGGAAGAAAACAATTGGCATTCAGGCTGTTGAGACACCTGTTTTTGGTTGTTCTCATTTGTCAAAAGAACCTCAAG TTTCTCGTTTAATGGAGTCCATTGAAAAAGATTATGTCCTAGTCAATCATCATTTTGCATCATTGGAAGCTTTCTCTGAGTACTTTGAGGCATCTGTGCAAGATAATTCCACTTGCAAGGTTTCTATTTGCTCTTCAAAGAGGACTAACATGGAAACTGGTGTTCCAATGCAAACAAATGATCCATCCCATTGCCATGCTGGTGAATTAGAAGATCCGAAAAGTGGCGAACCTGTGGCATTAGCGGCATCCCGTGCATTTGATGTCTTAAGTAAAATGCATGGAACTTCCTCGCTGAGCTCTTCAAACAGGCTAGAGTTATTGCATCTGTATGTGCAGATCCTTGCGGAGCTTTCATGTGAAAAG TACAATGCAAAATTGTATCTGGAATCGTTTGCAGTTGAGTTGGTAGTTTTGGCTATATGGaagaaagctctagaagtttGTGAATCTTGGATGAATAAGGGTGTGTTGCCTGCAAGCACTTTGGCCAATGAAGCCAGAACTTCCTATGGAGATGTGGGTTCATCACAgaacatggaaaagaaaataaatttctgTGATCCTTTGTCAGTCTACATGTGGGCAAAAGAGGGGTTTATTGCTGCAGTTGATAGTGCTCAGACACTGTCACGTCATATTCAAAATATGGATG GAGAAGCTGAGATGCCAGATGCAATGGAGATCATATTCCAAGAAGCACTCCTAGTTGGTAAAAGTGGTGCT GTAGATGAATATATGGAGAACAGAGGTAGGGCAGCTGCATCTTATTCAAAAGCTATGCTTCTGCTTTCCTTTATTGTGGGGGAAGCAACGAACCTTCCATTAAACCCGCCATTTTTGCTTACTGCTGCTAACGAGAAGCGAATCCTACAATATATTCACAACTTGCAATCCCATCAAAAATCTTCATCAGAGTCTTCTCCCAAAGCAACCCATGTTCTTTTGTCTGAGTAA
- the LOC107491892 gene encoding protein LATE ELONGATED HYPOCOTYL isoform X1: MDAYSSGEEVVVKTRKPYTITKQRERWTEEEHNRFLEALKLYGRAWQRIEEHIGTKTAVQIRSHAQKFFSKLEKEALVKGVPLGQAIDIDIPPPRPKRKPSNPYPRKTNVGTPTSHSGAKYGKLFISVASSHCKQTLDLEKEPLPEKHNEDERPTYANENKSEGCSKVFAVLEEAPSLSPSSADKNLIPMQNSCALREYIPLVKDVIVEDEGNQSFVTVEHENQKLGIDDGKCTQTNGICKASKMDIYCASKAKMVHTEKADGIQGSQNYPRHVTVHVIDGNHGTATQNPSHDTLFRDSVIPQGGVNGQPNHFTNPAASNTSESQNDTARSSIHQTFPPCPPFMQHNQEDYQSFLHMSSTFSSLIVSTLMQNPAAHAAASFAAMIWPCASAETPANSHSCSQGSFPSSHIGSPPSVAAIAAATVAAATAWWAAHGLLPLCAPLHTAFACPPSSATAAPLINTGEASPKTEQGNVAPENPLQDQTADPEYSEALHAQDSSSKSPAVSSSEYEEIGDAQLNASTKATTDHGKNQEVSEHLDPDKVNGSKQVDRSSCGSNSASSSEETDALEKEEKEKEESKTHDANHVDTEPINRRCRSISYLTDSWKEVSEEGRLAFQALFSREVLPQSFSPPHDLINKDHQMGNIKHDNQQVECKDEEDLDSKKCSSQCEGVQKNLQFEENKKEEEGLLAIGLGQGKLKTRRTGFKPYKRCSVDAKETRIGMACNHGEEKGPKRIRLEGEAST, from the exons ATGGATGCATACTCCTCTGGAGAAGAAGTGGTTGTTAAG ACAAGAAAACCATATACAATTACGAAGCAAAGAGAACGATGGACAGAGGAGGAGCATAATCGGTTCCTAGAAGCCCTAAAGCTATATGGGCGAGCATGGCAGCGGATAGAAG AGCATATAGGAACAAAGACTGCTGTGCAAATCAGGAGCCATGCACAGAAATTCTTTTCAAAG TTGGAGAAAGAGGCCCTTGTAAAGGGTGTTCCGTTAGGACAGGCTATTGATATAGACATCCCACCACCAAGGCCCAAAAGAAAACCAAGCAATCCTTATCCCCGTAAGACCAATGTTGGCACCCCAACCTCACATAGTGGAGCAAAATATGGAAAGCTTTTCATTTCAGTTGCATCTTCACATTGTAAACAAACACTGGACTTGGAGAAAGAACCTCTACCAgag AAGCATAATGAAGATGAAAGGCCAACTTATGCAAACGAGAATAAGAGTGAAGGCTGCTCAAAAGTGTTTGCTGTTCTTGAGGAGGCACCCAGTTTGTCCCCATCTTCAGCAGACAAGAATTTAATACCAATGCAAAATTCATGTGCCTTGAGGGAGTATATACCTTTAGTGAAAGATGTAATAGTTGAAGATGAAGGAAATCAATCTTTTGTTACTGTTGAACATGAAAATCAGAAGTTGGGGATAGATGATGGTAAGTGCACGCAAACCAATGGCATTTGTAAAGCCTCTAAGATGGACATTTATTGTGCTTCTAAAGCCAAAATGGTTCATACTGAGAAAGCAGATGGAATTCAAGGCAGTCAGAATTACCCAAGGCATGTTACTGTGCATGTCATTGATGGGAATCATGGAACTGCTACACAAAATCCATCCCATGATACATTGTTTCGAGACTCCGTAATTCCGCAAGGAGGGGTTAATGGGCAACCAAATCATTTTACCAATCCAGCTGCATCAAACACAAGTGAAAGTCAAAATGACACAGCACGATCCTCTATTCATCAAACATTCCCCCCATGTCCTCCTTTCATGCAGCATAATCAAGAAGATTACCAATCATTTCTTCACATGTCATCCACATTTTCAAGTCTTATTGTTTCCACATTGATGCAAAACCCTGCCGCCCATGCTGCAGCAAGTTTTGCTGCAATGATTTGGCCCTGTGCAAGTGCAGAGACACCAGCAAATTCTCATTCGTGCTCTCAAGGAAGCTTTCCATCTAGCCATATTGGTTCTCCTCCAAGTGTGGCGGCTATAGCAGCTGCGACTGTAGCTGCTGCAACTGCGTGGTGGGCTGCCCATGGGCTGCTTCCTTTGTGTGCCCCACTTCATACTGCCTTTGCCTGTCCACCTTCATCAGCAACTGCAGCTCCCTTGATCAATACTGGCGAGGCATCACCCAAGACAGAGCAAGGAAACGTTGCTCCAGAAAATCCTCTGCAAGATCAGACAGCTGATCCAGAATATtcagaagctcttcatgctcaaGATTCATCTTCTAAGTCACCAGCTGTTTCTTCATCCGAATATGAAGAGATTGGAGATGCCCAATTAAACGCTTCAACCAAGGCTACTACTGATCATGGGAAGAACCAAGAAGTTTCTGAACACCTTGACCCTGACAAAGTGAATGGCAGCAAACAAGTTGACCGCTCCTCATGTGGTTCCAACTCAGCCTCTAGCAGTGAAGAAACAGATGCACtagagaaggaagaaaaagaaaaggaagagtccaaaacacatgatgcaaaCCATGTAGATACTGAGCCAATTAATCGTCGTTGTAGAAGCATTAGCTACCTTACGGATTCTTGGAAGGAGGTCTCCGAAGAG GGACGGCTGGCCTTCCAGGCTCTATTCTCCAGAGAAGTGTTACCTCAAAGTTTTTCACCTCCGCATGATTTGATAAACAAGGATCATCAGATGGGCAATATCAAACATGACAATCAGCAGGTTGAGTGCAAAGATGAAGAGGATCTTGACAGTAAGAAATGCAGTTCTCAGTGTGAAGGGGTGCAAAAAAACCTGCAatttgaagaaaataagaaagaagaggagGGACTGCTGGCCATAGGTCTTGGACAAGGTAAGCTCAAGACTCGTCGAACAGGGTTTAAACCTTACAAAAGATGTTCAGTAGATGCCAAGGAAACCAGGATTGGAATGGCCTGTAACCATGGTGAAGAGAAGGGTCCCAAGAGAATACGCCTGGAAGGGGAGGCTTCAACATGA
- the LOC107491892 gene encoding protein LATE ELONGATED HYPOCOTYL isoform X2 translates to MDAYSSGEEVVVKTRKPYTITKQRERWTEEEHNRFLEALKLYGRAWQRIEEHIGTKTAVQIRSHAQKFFSKLEKEALVKGVPLGQAIDIDIPPPRPKRKPSNPYPRKTNVGTPTSHSGAKYGKLFISVASSHCKQTLDLEKEPLPEHNEDERPTYANENKSEGCSKVFAVLEEAPSLSPSSADKNLIPMQNSCALREYIPLVKDVIVEDEGNQSFVTVEHENQKLGIDDGKCTQTNGICKASKMDIYCASKAKMVHTEKADGIQGSQNYPRHVTVHVIDGNHGTATQNPSHDTLFRDSVIPQGGVNGQPNHFTNPAASNTSESQNDTARSSIHQTFPPCPPFMQHNQEDYQSFLHMSSTFSSLIVSTLMQNPAAHAAASFAAMIWPCASAETPANSHSCSQGSFPSSHIGSPPSVAAIAAATVAAATAWWAAHGLLPLCAPLHTAFACPPSSATAAPLINTGEASPKTEQGNVAPENPLQDQTADPEYSEALHAQDSSSKSPAVSSSEYEEIGDAQLNASTKATTDHGKNQEVSEHLDPDKVNGSKQVDRSSCGSNSASSSEETDALEKEEKEKEESKTHDANHVDTEPINRRCRSISYLTDSWKEVSEEGRLAFQALFSREVLPQSFSPPHDLINKDHQMGNIKHDNQQVECKDEEDLDSKKCSSQCEGVQKNLQFEENKKEEEGLLAIGLGQGKLKTRRTGFKPYKRCSVDAKETRIGMACNHGEEKGPKRIRLEGEAST, encoded by the exons ATGGATGCATACTCCTCTGGAGAAGAAGTGGTTGTTAAG ACAAGAAAACCATATACAATTACGAAGCAAAGAGAACGATGGACAGAGGAGGAGCATAATCGGTTCCTAGAAGCCCTAAAGCTATATGGGCGAGCATGGCAGCGGATAGAAG AGCATATAGGAACAAAGACTGCTGTGCAAATCAGGAGCCATGCACAGAAATTCTTTTCAAAG TTGGAGAAAGAGGCCCTTGTAAAGGGTGTTCCGTTAGGACAGGCTATTGATATAGACATCCCACCACCAAGGCCCAAAAGAAAACCAAGCAATCCTTATCCCCGTAAGACCAATGTTGGCACCCCAACCTCACATAGTGGAGCAAAATATGGAAAGCTTTTCATTTCAGTTGCATCTTCACATTGTAAACAAACACTGGACTTGGAGAAAGAACCTCTACCAgag CATAATGAAGATGAAAGGCCAACTTATGCAAACGAGAATAAGAGTGAAGGCTGCTCAAAAGTGTTTGCTGTTCTTGAGGAGGCACCCAGTTTGTCCCCATCTTCAGCAGACAAGAATTTAATACCAATGCAAAATTCATGTGCCTTGAGGGAGTATATACCTTTAGTGAAAGATGTAATAGTTGAAGATGAAGGAAATCAATCTTTTGTTACTGTTGAACATGAAAATCAGAAGTTGGGGATAGATGATGGTAAGTGCACGCAAACCAATGGCATTTGTAAAGCCTCTAAGATGGACATTTATTGTGCTTCTAAAGCCAAAATGGTTCATACTGAGAAAGCAGATGGAATTCAAGGCAGTCAGAATTACCCAAGGCATGTTACTGTGCATGTCATTGATGGGAATCATGGAACTGCTACACAAAATCCATCCCATGATACATTGTTTCGAGACTCCGTAATTCCGCAAGGAGGGGTTAATGGGCAACCAAATCATTTTACCAATCCAGCTGCATCAAACACAAGTGAAAGTCAAAATGACACAGCACGATCCTCTATTCATCAAACATTCCCCCCATGTCCTCCTTTCATGCAGCATAATCAAGAAGATTACCAATCATTTCTTCACATGTCATCCACATTTTCAAGTCTTATTGTTTCCACATTGATGCAAAACCCTGCCGCCCATGCTGCAGCAAGTTTTGCTGCAATGATTTGGCCCTGTGCAAGTGCAGAGACACCAGCAAATTCTCATTCGTGCTCTCAAGGAAGCTTTCCATCTAGCCATATTGGTTCTCCTCCAAGTGTGGCGGCTATAGCAGCTGCGACTGTAGCTGCTGCAACTGCGTGGTGGGCTGCCCATGGGCTGCTTCCTTTGTGTGCCCCACTTCATACTGCCTTTGCCTGTCCACCTTCATCAGCAACTGCAGCTCCCTTGATCAATACTGGCGAGGCATCACCCAAGACAGAGCAAGGAAACGTTGCTCCAGAAAATCCTCTGCAAGATCAGACAGCTGATCCAGAATATtcagaagctcttcatgctcaaGATTCATCTTCTAAGTCACCAGCTGTTTCTTCATCCGAATATGAAGAGATTGGAGATGCCCAATTAAACGCTTCAACCAAGGCTACTACTGATCATGGGAAGAACCAAGAAGTTTCTGAACACCTTGACCCTGACAAAGTGAATGGCAGCAAACAAGTTGACCGCTCCTCATGTGGTTCCAACTCAGCCTCTAGCAGTGAAGAAACAGATGCACtagagaaggaagaaaaagaaaaggaagagtccaaaacacatgatgcaaaCCATGTAGATACTGAGCCAATTAATCGTCGTTGTAGAAGCATTAGCTACCTTACGGATTCTTGGAAGGAGGTCTCCGAAGAG GGACGGCTGGCCTTCCAGGCTCTATTCTCCAGAGAAGTGTTACCTCAAAGTTTTTCACCTCCGCATGATTTGATAAACAAGGATCATCAGATGGGCAATATCAAACATGACAATCAGCAGGTTGAGTGCAAAGATGAAGAGGATCTTGACAGTAAGAAATGCAGTTCTCAGTGTGAAGGGGTGCAAAAAAACCTGCAatttgaagaaaataagaaagaagaggagGGACTGCTGGCCATAGGTCTTGGACAAGGTAAGCTCAAGACTCGTCGAACAGGGTTTAAACCTTACAAAAGATGTTCAGTAGATGCCAAGGAAACCAGGATTGGAATGGCCTGTAACCATGGTGAAGAGAAGGGTCCCAAGAGAATACGCCTGGAAGGGGAGGCTTCAACATGA
- the LOC107491892 gene encoding protein LATE ELONGATED HYPOCOTYL isoform X3 — protein MAADRRAYRNKDCCANQEPCTEILFKGQWLEKEALVKGVPLGQAIDIDIPPPRPKRKPSNPYPRKTNVGTPTSHSGAKYGKLFISVASSHCKQTLDLEKEPLPEKHNEDERPTYANENKSEGCSKVFAVLEEAPSLSPSSADKNLIPMQNSCALREYIPLVKDVIVEDEGNQSFVTVEHENQKLGIDDGKCTQTNGICKASKMDIYCASKAKMVHTEKADGIQGSQNYPRHVTVHVIDGNHGTATQNPSHDTLFRDSVIPQGGVNGQPNHFTNPAASNTSESQNDTARSSIHQTFPPCPPFMQHNQEDYQSFLHMSSTFSSLIVSTLMQNPAAHAAASFAAMIWPCASAETPANSHSCSQGSFPSSHIGSPPSVAAIAAATVAAATAWWAAHGLLPLCAPLHTAFACPPSSATAAPLINTGEASPKTEQGNVAPENPLQDQTADPEYSEALHAQDSSSKSPAVSSSEYEEIGDAQLNASTKATTDHGKNQEVSEHLDPDKVNGSKQVDRSSCGSNSASSSEETDALEKEEKEKEESKTHDANHVDTEPINRRCRSISYLTDSWKEVSEEGRLAFQALFSREVLPQSFSPPHDLINKDHQMGNIKHDNQQVECKDEEDLDSKKCSSQCEGVQKNLQFEENKKEEEGLLAIGLGQGKLKTRRTGFKPYKRCSVDAKETRIGMACNHGEEKGPKRIRLEGEAST, from the exons ATGGCAGCGGATAGAAG AGCATATAGGAACAAAGACTGCTGTGCAAATCAGGAGCCATGCACAGAAATTCTTTTCAAAGGTCAATGG TTGGAGAAAGAGGCCCTTGTAAAGGGTGTTCCGTTAGGACAGGCTATTGATATAGACATCCCACCACCAAGGCCCAAAAGAAAACCAAGCAATCCTTATCCCCGTAAGACCAATGTTGGCACCCCAACCTCACATAGTGGAGCAAAATATGGAAAGCTTTTCATTTCAGTTGCATCTTCACATTGTAAACAAACACTGGACTTGGAGAAAGAACCTCTACCAgag AAGCATAATGAAGATGAAAGGCCAACTTATGCAAACGAGAATAAGAGTGAAGGCTGCTCAAAAGTGTTTGCTGTTCTTGAGGAGGCACCCAGTTTGTCCCCATCTTCAGCAGACAAGAATTTAATACCAATGCAAAATTCATGTGCCTTGAGGGAGTATATACCTTTAGTGAAAGATGTAATAGTTGAAGATGAAGGAAATCAATCTTTTGTTACTGTTGAACATGAAAATCAGAAGTTGGGGATAGATGATGGTAAGTGCACGCAAACCAATGGCATTTGTAAAGCCTCTAAGATGGACATTTATTGTGCTTCTAAAGCCAAAATGGTTCATACTGAGAAAGCAGATGGAATTCAAGGCAGTCAGAATTACCCAAGGCATGTTACTGTGCATGTCATTGATGGGAATCATGGAACTGCTACACAAAATCCATCCCATGATACATTGTTTCGAGACTCCGTAATTCCGCAAGGAGGGGTTAATGGGCAACCAAATCATTTTACCAATCCAGCTGCATCAAACACAAGTGAAAGTCAAAATGACACAGCACGATCCTCTATTCATCAAACATTCCCCCCATGTCCTCCTTTCATGCAGCATAATCAAGAAGATTACCAATCATTTCTTCACATGTCATCCACATTTTCAAGTCTTATTGTTTCCACATTGATGCAAAACCCTGCCGCCCATGCTGCAGCAAGTTTTGCTGCAATGATTTGGCCCTGTGCAAGTGCAGAGACACCAGCAAATTCTCATTCGTGCTCTCAAGGAAGCTTTCCATCTAGCCATATTGGTTCTCCTCCAAGTGTGGCGGCTATAGCAGCTGCGACTGTAGCTGCTGCAACTGCGTGGTGGGCTGCCCATGGGCTGCTTCCTTTGTGTGCCCCACTTCATACTGCCTTTGCCTGTCCACCTTCATCAGCAACTGCAGCTCCCTTGATCAATACTGGCGAGGCATCACCCAAGACAGAGCAAGGAAACGTTGCTCCAGAAAATCCTCTGCAAGATCAGACAGCTGATCCAGAATATtcagaagctcttcatgctcaaGATTCATCTTCTAAGTCACCAGCTGTTTCTTCATCCGAATATGAAGAGATTGGAGATGCCCAATTAAACGCTTCAACCAAGGCTACTACTGATCATGGGAAGAACCAAGAAGTTTCTGAACACCTTGACCCTGACAAAGTGAATGGCAGCAAACAAGTTGACCGCTCCTCATGTGGTTCCAACTCAGCCTCTAGCAGTGAAGAAACAGATGCACtagagaaggaagaaaaagaaaaggaagagtccaaaacacatgatgcaaaCCATGTAGATACTGAGCCAATTAATCGTCGTTGTAGAAGCATTAGCTACCTTACGGATTCTTGGAAGGAGGTCTCCGAAGAG GGACGGCTGGCCTTCCAGGCTCTATTCTCCAGAGAAGTGTTACCTCAAAGTTTTTCACCTCCGCATGATTTGATAAACAAGGATCATCAGATGGGCAATATCAAACATGACAATCAGCAGGTTGAGTGCAAAGATGAAGAGGATCTTGACAGTAAGAAATGCAGTTCTCAGTGTGAAGGGGTGCAAAAAAACCTGCAatttgaagaaaataagaaagaagaggagGGACTGCTGGCCATAGGTCTTGGACAAGGTAAGCTCAAGACTCGTCGAACAGGGTTTAAACCTTACAAAAGATGTTCAGTAGATGCCAAGGAAACCAGGATTGGAATGGCCTGTAACCATGGTGAAGAGAAGGGTCCCAAGAGAATACGCCTGGAAGGGGAGGCTTCAACATGA